In a genomic window of Trichoderma atroviride chromosome 4, complete sequence:
- a CDS encoding uncharacterized protein (EggNog:ENOG41~TransMembrane:1 (o546-565i)), protein MRDSGVDSDWIEAAIAKLKTPEPVNRAPDRPLKRRLRRSTLGGQRLGETSLRDAAHDPEKKTIPGTRERVLTGTGTRPETPTGRSSPTRKGYGAIAGMGIAPRRLSTISPIPSLSDRSDTPPMLRRAATSFSFSPTAGPLTGPLTGPSPPVAGPLRSLRRAVSAQIAPGLQRPESPALKALSTEPQPRSVSDSQIPSATRHQPDPARADPSNGPAPQSPQSPPNSAAVRQRTPERRKLSLQADAVRGSTVRSSSIPTPGLRRADKRGGDLRALRQQNSSNSLAPSEAPVANEGRVRAKDKTDVFDGLGEGQFGSPRSPTRPHSMRRRQSMQVLELEARVEQLIAENRLLSDARHSSEQHLSHRVVTALSDRDTQIEALNQRLKFLKGEVSRLTEVNEGLTSANAELANKDNSRYADLQVYADRDGNEAALMQALHEKDAQIADLTTKLDAAKERIRELQRQILESKAADVQFLNIKDEDYFDHRCQQLCSHVQQWVLRFSKFSDMRACRLTNEINDEKIIDRLDNAVLDGSDVDRYLNDRVRRRDIFMSMTMNMIWEFVFTRYLFGMDREQRQKLKSLEKLLTEVGPAQAVRQWRAVTLSLLSKRDSFKRQRDLDTEAVVQAIYQTLCKVLPPPSNLEGQIQAQLRRVMHEAVHLSIEMRTQKAEYMMLPPLQPEYDADGELVQTVQFNASMMSERSGTLKLTNEELEARGAIVRVVLFPLVVKKGDDDGSNDEEIVICPAQVLIARSKLTRQPTPSDGGRTSTGTGRLSGGTNSPDTRQANAAVNAA, encoded by the exons atgcgCGACAGCGGAGTTGACAGTGACTGGATAGAAGCAGCCATAGCAAAGCTCAAGACTCCCGAGCCCGTAAACAGGGCACCAGATCGACCACTCAAGAGGCGCCTACGACGGTCTACGCTGGGAGGTCAGAGACTGGGAGAGACGTCGCTACGGGATGCGGCTCACGACCCGGAGAAGAAGACTATACCGGGAACAAGGGAAAGAGTGTTGACAGGAACAGGAACACGACCGGAGACTCCGACAGGGAGATCCAGTCCTACGAGGAAAGGCTACGGAGCCATCGCCGGAATGGGCATCGCACCACGACGACTGTCGACAATCTCACCAATACCGTCGCTGTCGGATCGATCCGACACGCCCCCGATGCTGAGACGAGCCGCGACCTCTTTCAGCTTCTCACCGACGGCAGGCCCATTGACAGGCCCATTGACAGGCCCCTCACCACCGGTGGCGGGCCCGCTGCGAAGCCTACGACGAGCCGTCAGCGCCCAGATTGCGCCGGGCCTGCAGCGCCCAGAGTCGCCGGCGCTCAAGGCCCTCTCGACGGAGCCGCAGCCACGCAGCGTCTCGGACAGCCAGATCCCGTCCGCCACGCGACACCAGCCAGACCCAGCGCGGGCCGACCCCAGCAATGGCCCAGCGCCACAGTCGCCACAGTCCCCGCCCAACAGCGCCGCGGTGCGCCAGCGGACCCCTGAACGGCGCAAACTCTCGCTCCAGGCCGACGCCGTCCGCGGCAGCACAGTGCGATCGTCGTCCATCCCGACGCCGGGGCTGCGGCGGGCAGACAAGCGCGGCGGCGACCTGCGAGCGCTGCGCCAGCAAAACTCCAGCAATTCGCTTGCGCCGTCCGAGGCGCCCGTGGCCAACGAGGGCCGCGTGCGAGCCAAGGACAAGACCGATGTATTT GATGGGTTGGGCGAGGGCCAATTTGGCTCGCCACGATCTCCCACAAGGCCGCACAGCATGCGTCGACGCCAGAGTATGCAAGTCCTCGAGCTCGAGGCCAGGGTCGAGCAGCTCATAGCAGAGAACCGTCTGCTCTCCGACGCCCGCCACAGCTCCGAACAGCACCTAAGCCACCGTGTTGTCACCGCTCTTTCCGACCGGGACACGCAGATTGAGGCTCTCAACCAGAGACTCAAGTTCCTCAAGGGCGAGGTATCTCGCCTGACCGAGGTCAATGAAGGCCTCACCAGCGCCAACgccgagctggccaacaagGACAACAGCCGCTATGCAGATCTACAGGTCTACGCCGACCGTGATGGCAACGAAGCCGCCCTCATGCAGGCTCTGCACGAGAAGGATGCACAGATTGCCGACCTGACGACCAAGCTGGATGCTGCCAAAGAGAGGATCCgcgagctgcagcgccaGATTCTCGaatccaaggctgccgaCGTGCAGTTCCTCAACATCAAAGACGAAGACTACTTTGATCATCGCTGCCAACAACTATGTTCCCACGTTCAGCAATGGGTTCTTCGCTTCTCCAAATTCTCAGATATGCGAGCCTGTCGCCTGACCAATGAGATCAACGATGAGAAGATCATCGACCGGCTTGACAATGCCGTACTAGATGGCTCTGATGTCGACAGATATCTCAATGACAGAGTCAGGCGGCGTGACATCTTCATGTCCATGACCATGAACATGATCTGGGAGTTTGTCTTTACTCGGTACCTGTTCGGAATGGACCGAGAGCAGCGACAGAAACTCAAATCGCTGGAAAAGCTGCTGACCGAAGTTGGCCCAGCACAAGCCGTACGCCAATGGCGTGCTGTTACCCTTTCGTTGCTCTCCAAGCGTGACTCATTCAAGAGGCAACGAGACCTGGACACGGAGGCTGTCGTCCAGGCCATCTACCAGACCCTATGCAAGGTCCTCCCGCCGCCGTCCAATCTGGAGGGCCAGATCCAAGCCCAGCTGCGCAGGGTCATGCACGAGGCTGTCCACCTCTCAATCGAGATGCGGACACAAAAGGCCGAGTacatgatgctgccgcccCTCCAGCCCGAATACGATGCAGACGGCGAGCTTGTACAAACCGTCCAATTTAACGCGTCCATGATGAGTGAGCGGAGTGGAACGTTGAAGCTCACCAACGAAGAGCTCGAGGCGCGCGGCGCCATTGTGCGTGttgtcctcttccctctcGTTGTCAAGAAGGgagacgacgatggctcCAACGATGAGGAGATTGTAATTTGCCCTGCTCAGGTTCTGATTGCCCGCAGCAAGCTCACGCGCCAACCCACGCCATCAGACGGGGGGAGAACTTCTACGGGCACAGGCCGTCTGAGCGGCGGCACCAACTCGCCCGATACCAGACAGGCGAATGCAGCCGTGAATGCAGCCTAA
- a CDS encoding uncharacterized protein (EggNog:ENOG41), producing the protein MDETSSRSIDELAETVGEKDTDRPPQLPSFASDISEPLFTQGDAPTEYPTQQSPASYEPTQMDESFVIPEESARLPTDEQTESTEVIEAPPVLDTVDKVGTEAEENQGLSADVTDVIPPVEEAKEIHEQEFTETPDLGLPEPELKDAESPAEEEKNDEQTLEPTEQTPVPEVTPDESVELPSLETDHQTTADTVPETRETASADESREGEQQPDTEKAVLTDPAPVADLTEVAPEESSQDNAAVEQPAGPGLELDVVPQEDTNEPGSTLPEELETKDEDSIPSKESETIPPQELDENANPEPKPDQDVNDDGLKLPVDNTDLETENTGDQSREGDVDVAKSDIPLETGPVEDSRSMHEEEPQPEVEGNDHGNDDGQTEEEKANNSEQSVEVLDSTNTLDAAEETSLPQESNMTSDLEQPTLEAEIEASPITLPNVDEEMEPERLTQDAESEHPDLAQDGTIAPVSTVPETASEDVERAPEAKDASTEAGELQPEESLEPQEGKPQVDEPMTEPTSDGQERSVAENLSQIETPAEVVRDDTVDTTLTDSGLTANTSYIPLLDKEEEPPGKILSHPLDIFESDIPDAPNPINVAVEDAEAEAADKNLIEEKEKPSEEQILSHPLDIFESDIHNTPNPIDIAVDDAEAAEKGLTEDKLLEERAVTEDEPKSEDLQPESVQTEECQPESTSEVQPEPVEEPQLEEPHTEISDENKHESESRELQEAITQVDEATQENTTTEETIVSQKDEVEPAAELEQLPPVETISQPTEEQPPTERAKLPEFTFPAKPAEGVSRKLTEDSIDPLDPVPQRPSSSYRHEVPPRKSTFLLAPPEPDYGETSASEYGDSDDDSDSDNDTSTIISDTASLRGSIRRSRHPRFSESTSSLTGFEVTAVPHAEQHAHRAIRSKKKKGKKKKQKHKHKRKKSTAGSEPSSSHNSLGEPAGQGDGANNNNPPPPHPEREAPPPPPQREAPLPPGEISVSEPTTALPEALEKVESEPREFVGSDSAENKSSESAKNGDASLTPIPEEVVAEEPAKADSGPANEPEPRNRDVPLTAAPAAPLEDDSENPWDLFTNKWEKHGSATQSQEELPEGQIIKDAAFVDEPSAISTPQRRNSQTEQQISPGNLDNGPEPSSEEHGDKQDPSVSSPRSSTERGIRPSSASSQGSERSNRPWFTGISGSVSLMAERFGGAKKPTRERDKDPIPPDRDPIPSDKEDPKDQSFLGNPAPRKSGDERSWQINQVQTIDDFLESGNGPTTPNKRKKRQSQPIRPSTPKRSESIAEVTSPEFKVGKKLRRRDGFRGERVGSAEIEEATELLESLGPFELLRRSSQVGDPIGGLLREANASEISVLPPNGTI; encoded by the coding sequence atggatgagACTTCGTCACGATCCATTGATGAGTTAGCGGAGACAGTGGGCGAAAAAGATACTGATCGACCTCCCCAGCTACCTTCCTTTGCCTCTGACATTTCTGAGCCATTGTTCACTCAAGGTGATGCTCCAACCGAGTATCCCACGCAGCAGTCTCCTGCTAGCTATGAGCCGACGCAGATGGATGAGAGTTTTGTAATTCCCGAGGAGTCTGCTCGACTGCCGACGGATGAGCAAACTGAATCAACTGAAGTTATAGAGGCGCCCCCTGTACTCGATACTGTCGACAAAGTCGGAACCGAGGCTGAGGAAAACCAGGGGCTCTCCGCTGATGTCACTGATGTCATTCCTCCtgttgaagaggccaaggagattcACGAGCAAGAATTCACAGAGACCCCAGATCTTGGTCTTCCGGAGCCTGAGCTCAAGGATGCCGAATCACcagcagaggaagagaagaacgaCGAGCAAACGCTTGAGCCAACAGAGCAAACACCTGTGCCTGAAGTTACGCCGGACGAATCTGTGGAATTACCATCTCTCGAAACTGATCATCAAACTACGGCTGATACTGTACCGGAGACGAGAGAAACCGCTTCAGCAGATGAGAGCCGGGAAGGAGAACAGCAGCCAGATACAGAAAAAGCCGTGCTTACCGACCCAGCTCCTGTCGCAGACTTGACTGAAGTAGCACCTGAGGAGAGCTCACAAGATAATGCGGCAGTTGAACAACCCGCTGGTCCTGGCTTGGAACTGGATGTAGTGCCTCAAGAAGACACAAACGAGCCAGGTTCTACGCTCCCTGAGGAGCTTGAaaccaaagatgaagattctATCCCCTCAAAAGAATCTGAGACTATACCACCTCAGGAACTCGACGAGAACGCAAATCCGGAACCAAAGCCAGACCAAGACGTCAATGACGATGGGTTGAAACTACCGGTGGACAACACTGACTTGGAGACTGAGAATACTGGAGATCAATCAAGAGAGGGTGATGTCGATGTTGCTAAATCTGATATTCCTTTAGAGACTGGACCTGTTGAGGACTCTCGATCAATGCACGAAGAGGAGCCTCAGCCAGAGGTGGAGGGCAACGATCATGGAAATGACGATGGACAAacggaagaggagaaagcgAACAATTCCGAGCAATCTGTAGAAGTTCTTGACTCGACTAATACTTTAGACGCCGCAGAGGAGACCAGCCTTCCACAAGAATCTAATATGACATCTGACCTGGAACAACCTACACTGGAAGCTGAAATAGAAGCATCACCAATCACGTTACCAAACGTGGACGAGGAAATGGAACCGGAGCGCCTCACTCAAGATGCAGAATCTGAGCATCCCGATCTCGCTCAGGATGGTACTATTGCCCCTGTAAGCACAGTGCCAGAAACTGCTAGCGAAGATGTTGAGCGTGCTCCTGAAGCCAAGGATGCTTCTACGGAAGCCGGCGAGCTTCAGCCAGAAGAGTCGTTGGAGCCGCAAGAGGGCAAGCCACAGGTGGACGAACCGATGACTGAGCCTACAAGTGACGGTCAGGAAAGGAGTGTGGCTGAAAACCTAAGCCAAATCGAGACCCCGGCAGAGGTTGTCAGGGATGACACGGTCGACACCACATTGACAGACTCAGGTCTCACCGCGAATACCAGCTACATTCCACTCTTGGATAAAGAGGAAGAGCCTCCCGGCAAGATACTTTCTCACCCTCTGGACATCTTTGAATCTGATATTCCCGACGCTCCTAACCCAATCAACGTAGCTGTGGAAGATGCGGAAGCGGAAGCGGCTGACAAGAATTTGAttgaggaaaaggaaaagcccTCGGAGGAGCAAATCCTCTCTCACCCTCTGGACATCTTCGAGTCTGATATTCACAACACTCCTAATCCGATTGACATAGCCGTGGATGATGCGGAAGCGGCTGAGAAGGGCTTGACTGAAGACAAACTCTTGGAGGAGCGAGCTGTGACTGAGGATGAACCCAAGTCTGAAGACCTCCAGCCGGAATCAGTACAAACCGAAGAATGTCAGCCTGAGTCTACATCCGAGGTTCAACCTGAGCCTGTGGAAGAGCCCCAGCTGGAGGAACCCCATACCGAGATTTCTGATGAGAACAAGCACGAATCTGAGTCCAGAGAACTTCAAGAGGCTATTACCCAAGTGGATGAAGCTACGCAGGAAAACACCACTACAGAGGAGACTATCGTTTCGCAGAAAGATGAAGTTGAACCTGCTGCGGAGCTGGAGCAATTGCCGCCTGTTGAAACCATCAGTCAGCCAACTGAAGAACAGCCGCCTACCGAGCGGGCCAAACTGCCTGAATTTACTTTCCCAGCCAAGCCTGCAGAAGGAGTTTCTAGGAAACTTACAGAAGATTCCATTGACCCTCTCGACCCTGTACCTCAAcggccttcttcctcatacAGACACGAAGTACCGCCTCGTAAAAGCACGTTCCTCCTGGCCCCACCTGAGCCTGATTACGGAGAGACATCAGCAAGTGAATATGGGGACAGCGATGATGACTCCGACTCCGACAACGATACTTCAACGATAATCTCTGATACTGCATCACTACGAGGGTCGATAAGACGGTCTAGACATCCGAGGTTTAGTGAGTCTACGTCAAGCCTTACTGGCTTCGAGGTAACGGCGGTTCCTCACGCAGAACAACATGCCCACCGGGCTATTCGgtcgaaaaagaaaaagggaaagaagaagaagcagaagcacaagcacaagcgTAAGAAGTCGACAGCAGGGAGCgagccatcatcttcgcACAACAGTCTGGGCGAGCCAGCGGGACAGGGTGATGGTGCCAACAACAATAATCCTCCCCCACCACACCCTGAGAGAGAAGCACCTCCACCCCCTCCTCAAAGAGAAGCGCCCCTTCCTCCCGGCGAGATTAGTGTTTCAGAACCAACCACTGCTCTACCTGAAGCCTTAGAGAAGGTGGAGTCTGAGCCCCGGGAGTTTGTGGGATCTGATTCAGCCGAGAACAAGTCTTCTGAATCTGCCAAGAACGGCGATGCATCTCTAACCCCCATTCCTGAGGAGGTTGTGGCGGAAGAACCTGCGAAGGCCGATTCCGGGCCAGCGAACGAGCCAGAGCCAAGAAATCGAGATGTACCCTTAACagctgctcctgctgcccCTTTAGAGGATGATTCGGAAAATCCTTGGGATTTGTTTACAAATAAATGGGAGAAGCACGGATCTGCTACGCAATCGCAAGAAGAGCTTCCAGAGGGCCAGATAATCAAAGATGCGGCTTTCGTTGACGAGCCTTCAGCTATCTCTACGCCTCAGCGAAGGAACAGCCAAACAGAGCAGCAGATCAGCCCAGGTAATCTTGACAATGGCCCCGAGCCTTCTTCAGAAGAGCATGGCGACAAGCAAGATCCCTCCGTTTCTAGCCCCAGATCATCAACGGAGAGGGGTATCCGGCCAAGTTCAGCATCTAGTCAGGGAAGCGAGAGGTCCAATCGGCCTTGGTTCACAGGCATCAGTGGAAGCGTCTCTCTCATGGCTGAACGATTTGGTGGTGCCAAGAAACCAACAAGGGAGAGAGATAAAGACCCTATACCTCCAGACAGAGATCCTATACCCTCAGACAAAGAAGACCCTAAAGACCAGTCTTTTTTAGGGAATCCAGCTCCTCGGAAAAGCGGTGACGAGAGGAGCTGGCAAATAAATCAAGTACAGACGATTGACGATTTCTTGGAAAGTGGCAACGGCCCCACGACTCCTAACAAGCGTAAGAAGCGCCAGTCTCAACCTATCAGGCCTAGCACACCAAAGCGAAGCGAAAGTATTGCAGAAGTCACAAGTCCAGAGTTTAAAGTTGGAAAGAAGTTGCGCAGAAGAGATGGATTTAGAGGAGAGCGTGTCGGGAGTGCAGAAATAGAGGAAGCAACAGAGCTCCTGGAATCACTTGGGCCCTTTGAGCTGCTTCGACGGAGTTCCCAAGTGGGGGATCCTATTGGTGGACTTCTCCGGGAGGCGAACGCGTCGGAAATATCAGTGCTTCCCCCCAATGGAACTATCTGA
- a CDS encoding uncharacterized protein (EggNog:ENOG41~TransMembrane:2 (o429-447i468-486o)) yields the protein MPYPDDDFRLRLQTEGLPAERAVASGESEGSTPKADLTYELPARPTDNDRGFTDDYETAPIKSTSSSGQSARTVDAQAIPSPTTPTRRRSPQKDAYLRPDELTSADASDDFETARTSPADMHDEDLYEPELPPIEPSMLGAIPEFSRPAKFFEDKVPDHSALATMDRVIETLPSNESVPEDQTRQGSRNYPDLQSEAAEESSDKGKKSFSSDERSLSMQPSAEEMAAAFVEIPDISFNKGFGPDVKYIPSTESLSKDSTEEKALAPEIIPKPVTVEDESEPENYTLEPEFESIAQEIPVFKPADEDVEVPYTESVDIIPVSDELLSNTIAESTQRSQPEEVEEIIVGTIPKAAPHSVPEAPVQEYPKNPDVSTVIEDSDESEEEEESDEEEDSDDSEDSEDSDEEEDEENGHVVVAKRFDEDGNAIRDMTASIDSLGAASVVSSGSKKKNKKKNKKKKKKKRKRKKKSKTAAAAAAAATAAALAAAEASTETNAQPVTESTEPSIAPAVDPIAETAPSDLRNPPTELERSEVEPAIGPSIEPTPADAMEVTEETPLDVTKDFVASEPVTEAPEQTSREIAEESIIEKVEEAAATAEPETTTLAETEERRDIPSGAIENASEEADELVKWAATDSEPIPHSDDQGERESSLVEDKATVVEELVETLLPSQEEASVLDIESQLTTEEPAGESAGQEHHDVSVEDRDALVADVVLPTEEETPVEPPCCSRRARRPRD from the coding sequence ATGCCATACCCGGACGACGATTTCCGGCTTCGGCTCCAGACTGAAGGTCTTCCTGCCGAGAGAGCTGTTGCATCTGGAGAATCCGAAGGATCCACACCAAAAGCCGATCTGACGTATGAGCTGCCCGCTCGACCTACTGACAACGATAGGGGATTCACCGACGACTACGAAACTGCTCCCATCAAATCGACGTCTTCGTCGGGCCAATCGGCTAGGACAGTGGACGCCCAGGCCATACCGAGCCCTACAACTCCTACACGTCGACGCTCACCCCAAAAGGATGCCTATCTACGCCCCGACGAATTGACATCAGCAGACGCCTCCGATGACTTTGAGACCGCACGCACCTCTCCTGCTGACATGCACGACGAGGATCTATATGAACCGGAGCTGCCACCCATTGAGCCATCGATGCTCGGCGCTATCCCTGAATTTTCAAGACCCGCAAAATTTTTTGAGGACAAGGTACCGGACCATTCAGCACTGGCAACTATGGATAGGGTGATTGAGACTTTGCCTAGCAATGAGAGCGTCCCAGAGGACCAGACCCGCCAGGGGAGCCGCAACTATCCGGACCTGCAATCAGAAGCGGCCGAGGAGTCATCAGACAAGGGTAAGAAGTCTTTTTCATCAGATGAGCGCAGCCTATCTATGCAGCCTTCAGCCGAGGAAATGGCGGCTGCATTCGTCGAAATTCCAGATATAAGTTTCAACAAAGGCTTTGGTCCGGATGTCAAATATATTCCATCAACCGAGTCTCTTTCAAAAGATTCTACCGAAGAGAAGGCACTGGCACCAGAGATTATCCCAAAGCCCGTTACCGTTGAAGATGAATCAGAGCCCGAAAATTATACTCTTGAGCCAGAATTCGAATCAATTGCTCAAGAGATTCCTGTTTTTAAGCCGGCCGACGAGGATGTTGAAGTACCATACACTGAGTCTGTCGATATTATACCCGTGTCTGATGAGCTCCTGTCTAATACAATTGCCGAATCAACTCAACGATCGCAGCCGGAGGAAGTTGAGGAAATCATTGTCGGTACTATCCCCAAGGCGGCGCCTCATTCGGTCCCTGAGGCCCCTGTGCAAGAATATCCAAAGAATCCCGATGTATCTACGGTTATTGAAGATTCAGATGAatcagaggaagaggaggagtcagatgaagaagaagattctgACGATTCTGAAGACTCTGAAGACtccgacgaagaggaggacgaagaaaatGGACATGTGGTGGTCGCGAAACgctttgatgaagatggtaaTGCAATTCGCGATATGACGGCATCTATCGATTCTCTCGGAGCTGCATCTGTGGTTTCATCGGGctctaagaaaaaaaataagaagaagaacaagaaaaagaagaagaagaagagaaagaggaagaagaagagcaagacagcagccgcagccgcagccgccgccaccgcagcagccctggcagcagcagaggcttCCACCGAGACAAACGCTCAGCCTGTTACTGAATCTACTGAGCCTTCAATCGCACCAGCCGTGGACCCTATCGCCGAGACCGCTCCCAGTGACCTTCGCAACCCCCCTACCGAACTTGAGAGGAGCGAGGTTGAGCCTGCCATCGGGCCTTCAATCGAGCCTACACCTGCTGATGCAATGGAAGTGACTGAAGAGACACCTCTTGACGTTACCAAGGACTTTGTTGCCTCTGAGCCAGTGACTGAGGCTCCGGAACAGACCTCACGGGAGATTGCAGAAGAATCCATAATTGAGAAGGTGGAAGAAGCCGCTGCAACCGCTGAGCCCGAAACTACCACTTTGGCGGAAACCGAGGAGCGACGAGATATCCCATCGGGTGCCATCGAGAATGCCAGCGAGGAAGCGGATGAGCTTGTCAAGTGGGCCGCTACTGATAGCGAGCCAATTCCGCATTCTGACGATCAAGGCGAAAGGGAGAGCTCTCTAGTTGAAGACAAGGCTACTGTTGTTGAAGAACTAGTTGAAACTCTCCTTCCCtcgcaagaagaagcctcaGTCCTCGATATAGAGTCTCAGCTAACTACTGAAGAGCCTGCCGGTGAATCTGCCGGACAAGAGCATCATGATGTTTCTGTTGAAGATCGAGATGCTCTTGTAGCCGATGTGGTGCTTCCAACCGAAGAAGAGACGCCAGTTGAACCCCCCTGCTGTAGTCGAAGAGCTCGTCGCCCCAGAGACTGA